In Oryzias melastigma strain HK-1 linkage group LG18, ASM292280v2, whole genome shotgun sequence, one DNA window encodes the following:
- the LOC112156253 gene encoding C-C motif chemokine 7, producing MKTSAILLLCMLGAAVFSTVFCSSAIGPDNCCFRFYPKQIPRGKIQSYSLADNRCPRSAIILKTIKGSKVCVDPSKPWVKNVRLSVDQRSF from the exons ATGAAGACTTCTGCCATTCTCCTGCTCTGCATGCTGGGAGCTGCAGTCTTCAGCACCGTCTTCTGCAGCA GTGCAATCGGACCTGATAACTGCTGCTTCAGATTTTACCCCAAACAAATTCCAAGAGGAAAGATTCAGTCCTATTCTCTGGCTGATAATCGCTGCCCCCGGTCTGCGATCAT CTTGAAGACCATAAAGGGTTCAAAGGTCTGTGTGGATCCAAGCAAACCCTGGGTCAAGAACGTCAGACTGAGTGTGGATCAGAGATCTTTCTGA